A window of Desulfopila inferna contains these coding sequences:
- a CDS encoding TRAP transporter large permease encodes MEIVTLSLISLGVLVVLLSFGVPLPFCFGGALMVMCTLGGGTMRGTMVWGFTQLANPVLLCIPLFVFAGSIMSESGIAASLLRFVNIFVGRIRGGLGIVATVSCAIIGAISGSGLTGVAATGPLLIPEMTEKGYPRGYATALVANSSILGLLIPPSVTMIIYGWVTDTSILACFLATLGPGLLITGLFCVVNMVMARKFPLVIDPPMTPGETVREGVKRTSRAIPALVMPVIILGGIYGGIMTPTEAAAVAVIYALPVGFLIYKGLTMQSFMRAAKGSATAVGAIMVMIIFSLMLSQIFVMEDVPQALVEGVFTITQNKILLLILINFLLFFVGMIVNDVTAIILIAPLLLPLMEAIGVSPVQFAAIMGVNTAMGGVTPPYASILYLGMRIGKVEFSQIIKPAMILIVFGYVPVVFLTSLWPSLSLFFPSLFGY; translated from the coding sequence ATGGAAATAGTCACTCTTTCACTTATCTCCCTGGGGGTGCTCGTTGTACTACTTAGCTTTGGAGTACCGTTACCTTTTTGTTTCGGTGGAGCGCTAATGGTTATGTGTACCTTGGGCGGGGGTACCATGAGAGGGACAATGGTCTGGGGTTTTACCCAGCTTGCCAATCCAGTCCTTCTCTGTATTCCGCTTTTTGTCTTTGCCGGATCAATTATGAGCGAGAGCGGTATTGCCGCCAGTCTGCTCCGTTTTGTCAACATATTCGTCGGCAGGATTCGCGGTGGTCTAGGTATCGTTGCCACAGTAAGCTGCGCCATCATTGGTGCCATTTCGGGGAGCGGTCTGACAGGTGTCGCTGCCACCGGCCCTCTGCTTATCCCGGAGATGACTGAAAAAGGTTATCCTCGCGGTTACGCCACGGCATTAGTGGCAAATTCCTCGATACTTGGCCTCCTTATTCCTCCCAGTGTTACCATGATTATCTATGGATGGGTCACGGATACCTCCATTCTTGCCTGTTTTCTTGCAACTCTTGGTCCCGGTTTATTAATTACCGGACTCTTTTGCGTAGTTAACATGGTCATGGCAAGAAAATTCCCCCTGGTAATCGATCCGCCTATGACTCCGGGAGAAACTGTCAGGGAAGGAGTGAAGCGCACCTCGCGAGCCATACCGGCCCTGGTCATGCCGGTTATCATTCTGGGTGGTATCTATGGCGGCATAATGACCCCTACCGAGGCGGCGGCCGTAGCGGTGATATATGCACTTCCCGTTGGTTTCCTGATCTATAAGGGACTGACGATGCAGTCATTCATGAGGGCGGCAAAAGGCTCTGCAACGGCAGTTGGGGCCATCATGGTAATGATTATCTTCAGCCTGATGCTGAGTCAGATATTTGTTATGGAGGATGTTCCTCAAGCCTTGGTAGAAGGTGTTTTTACAATAACTCAGAATAAAATATTACTCCTTATCCTGATCAACTTCCTCCTGTTCTTTGTCGGCATGATTGTAAATGATGTGACGGCAATTATCCTTATCGCTCCACTGCTGCTTCCTTTGATGGAAGCAATAGGTGTCAGTCCTGTGCAGTTCGCCGCCATCATGGGCGTCAATACCGCCATGGGAGGAGTCACACCACCGTATGCATCCATTCTTTATCTGGGCATGCGTATTGGCAAGGTTGAATTTTCTCAAATTATTAAACCGGCAATGATTCTTATTGTGTTCGGCTATGTTCCTGTAGTGTTCCTAACGTCTTTATGGCCGAGTCTTTCTCTCTTCTTTCCGAGTCTTTTCGGATATTAA
- a CDS encoding TRAP transporter small permease subunit: protein MERFFKYTLTILISTVAAMEFYQVIMRYIFEIPVMGLDEVLVYPTLWLYFLGSVNASREDTQIKANVLDVFLKTDRAKLTVRVVADVMSVVVSCWLTYWAWEYFRYALRVWKESPTLYVPTFYAECSVFIGLVLMTMYAVAYLVKNIRKLLAGRQAEQGA, encoded by the coding sequence GTGGAGCGGTTTTTCAAATATACACTGACGATATTGATTAGTACAGTTGCCGCAATGGAATTTTACCAGGTCATCATGCGCTACATTTTCGAAATCCCGGTAATGGGCCTGGATGAGGTGCTGGTATATCCGACCCTCTGGCTTTATTTTCTAGGAAGTGTCAACGCATCCCGTGAAGATACCCAGATAAAGGCCAATGTACTTGACGTCTTTCTCAAGACCGATCGGGCAAAGCTGACCGTCCGGGTAGTTGCCGATGTGATGAGTGTTGTCGTTTCCTGCTGGCTTACCTATTGGGCTTGGGAATATTTTCGCTATGCCTTGCGTGTCTGGAAAGAGAGCCCAACCCTCTATGTTCCAACCTTCTATGCAGAATGTTCAGTTTTTATAGGCCTTGTCTTGATGACGATGTATGCGGTGGCATACCTGGTAAAAAATATCCGTAAACTTTTAGCCGGCCGTCAAGCTGAGCAAGGAGCATAA
- a CDS encoding RidA family protein, protein MFDISRMETTERMSKVVRHNSAIYLCGQVADNSEEAIGPQTENMLAKVDALLKLAGSNRKHMLSATIYLRDMKDFAAMNSVWDNWVPEGFAPARACVEARMARPDLLVEISVIAAACSVKE, encoded by the coding sequence ATGTTTGATATCAGTAGAATGGAAACAACAGAGCGCATGAGCAAGGTTGTCAGGCATAACAGTGCAATATATCTCTGCGGACAGGTTGCTGATAACAGCGAGGAGGCTATCGGACCTCAGACAGAAAATATGCTTGCCAAGGTTGATGCTCTGCTGAAGCTTGCCGGAAGTAATAGAAAGCATATGCTGTCGGCCACAATTTATTTGCGGGACATGAAAGATTTTGCCGCCATGAACAGTGTCTGGGACAACTGGGTGCCGGAAGGATTTGCTCCGGCCAGGGCCTGTGTCGAGGCAAGAATGGCTCGCCCTGATCTTCTCGTTGAGATCTCGGTCATTGCTGCCGCCTGCTCGGTTAAGGAGTAA
- a CDS encoding NAD(P)/FAD-dependent oxidoreductase, with product MSRYYDVIVVGTGPAGLAAGSSLAEMGIRVLTLDEQHRVGGQIYRKVETASDSTLRIMGEDYSRGLNLAERFHNSGAEYEGGATVWNVESDGRVAYSRNGKSQEVQAGYVIIATGAMERPVPLPGWTLPGVMGAGAANNLAKEANLIPAGPAVLAGSGPLLLLEASLLIKKGVRISAILETTAKTPSVKLLPPVVSALRRADFLFKGLQMLRDIRKAGIPHYKGVTEICALGEDRVDSVEATVNGSKKAFPANLLLLHFGVIPNVHIFRLLGCAMQWNSEQRYWYPICDRWGRTNFERIFAAGDGAGVRGALAAEYRGEIAGLEIARCLGLLPAYERDALAAPILTAMNRDALPRPFIDAMYAPEIKGKYFKDETVLCRCENIKVADVRKVVKEGVREVNEVKIITRCGMGPCQGRMCGPALAEIVAAEVDASPEQVGMLTVRPPLKLVPLGEIAEMEIENASQGQADIFKNMKK from the coding sequence ATGAGTCGCTATTATGATGTTATAGTTGTAGGTACCGGTCCTGCCGGACTTGCTGCAGGCAGCAGCCTTGCCGAAATGGGAATACGGGTATTGACCCTTGACGAGCAGCATAGAGTTGGTGGCCAGATTTACAGAAAAGTAGAAACCGCCTCCGATTCAACTCTGCGGATCATGGGTGAGGACTATAGCAGAGGACTGAATCTAGCCGAGCGTTTTCATAACAGCGGGGCGGAGTACGAAGGTGGTGCCACCGTCTGGAATGTTGAAAGTGATGGCCGGGTCGCCTATTCAAGAAATGGAAAATCTCAGGAAGTGCAGGCCGGCTATGTAATAATTGCAACAGGTGCCATGGAGCGCCCTGTGCCCCTGCCGGGCTGGACTTTACCAGGTGTAATGGGGGCGGGAGCCGCCAATAATCTGGCCAAGGAGGCAAATCTTATCCCTGCAGGCCCGGCAGTATTGGCGGGAAGCGGACCGTTGCTGCTACTTGAGGCGAGCCTCCTGATAAAAAAAGGAGTTCGTATTTCAGCCATACTCGAAACCACTGCTAAAACACCTTCTGTTAAACTACTGCCGCCCGTGGTATCGGCATTACGCCGTGCAGACTTTCTTTTTAAGGGTCTGCAGATGCTTAGGGATATAAGGAAAGCAGGTATCCCTCACTACAAAGGAGTCACCGAGATTTGCGCTCTCGGCGAAGATAGAGTTGACTCTGTGGAGGCAACCGTTAACGGCAGCAAAAAAGCATTTCCTGCAAATTTACTACTCCTTCATTTTGGCGTAATTCCAAATGTTCATATTTTCAGACTGTTGGGCTGTGCCATGCAATGGAACAGTGAACAGCGTTACTGGTATCCCATCTGTGACAGATGGGGCCGAACCAACTTTGAGAGGATTTTTGCAGCAGGAGATGGCGCCGGCGTCAGAGGTGCCTTGGCCGCGGAGTACAGGGGAGAAATTGCAGGTCTGGAAATTGCCAGGTGTCTTGGCCTTCTGCCTGCGTATGAACGTGATGCTCTGGCCGCACCCATATTGACGGCCATGAATCGCGATGCCCTGCCAAGACCGTTTATCGATGCAATGTATGCTCCTGAAATTAAAGGAAAATATTTTAAAGATGAAACAGTACTGTGTCGCTGCGAGAATATAAAGGTAGCAGATGTACGCAAGGTTGTGAAGGAGGGCGTGAGAGAAGTCAATGAAGTGAAAATAATTACCCGCTGCGGTATGGGACCATGTCAGGGCCGAATGTGCGGACCCGCCCTTGCTGAAATTGTTGCAGCTGAGGTGGATGCATCTCCCGAACAGGTCGGAATGCTCACAGTGCGACCTCCTCTAAAACTTGTTCCCTTGGGGGAAATTGCGGAAATGGAGATAGAAAATGCTTCCCAAGGGCAGGCGGATATATTTAAGAACATGAAAAAATAA
- a CDS encoding 2Fe-2S iron-sulfur cluster-binding protein, with amino-acid sequence MFRQQDNQTVVNHVSVILDGEKKDLQGGVSVAAALLAIGEITSRISPSSHKQCSPHCLMGVCYECLMEIDGVQRQACIVEVEEGMVINRRLQEQEGGGDESLL; translated from the coding sequence ATGTTTAGACAACAGGATAATCAGACCGTCGTAAACCATGTATCCGTCATTCTCGATGGTGAGAAGAAAGACCTGCAGGGTGGCGTGAGTGTTGCCGCAGCTTTGTTGGCAATTGGTGAAATTACTTCCCGAATCTCACCTTCTTCTCACAAACAGTGCTCGCCGCATTGTCTCATGGGGGTTTGCTATGAGTGTTTGATGGAAATAGATGGAGTGCAGCGGCAGGCCTGTATCGTGGAGGTTGAGGAAGGGATGGTTATCAATCGACGGCTGCAAGAACAGGAAGGGGGTGGCGATGAGTCGCTATTATGA
- a CDS encoding FAD-dependent oxidoreductase yields MASADVAIIGGGISGAAAGLGLVEEGAGKVLIFDEQLPSQRLSRGNFGLTWFMCKGANNPVYAKWCRMATRQWPEFAHRLEKETGYNLELEWTGGAIQAFGDEQYQSYAQSIETLKKVCAEEGLDYPVRMLSREEFADMVPDIKVGNDVTGVMYTADQGHINPLKLLAAVRCAYQQKGGLYYGAHNVAEIVPEEGGAITVKTNKGSYSCGKVVIAAGHGSQRLLTPLRQKLHIYPQRGQLMVSERYKRVLKIPVLCTRQTPDGTFIIGFSTEDFAHDCRVTLSGMKNLASNAIRLFPILAKLNWVRSWGAIRVMTPDGAPIYSRLPEHSNISMLALHSAVSLAPLTTSTIAPWILGKSEASQIAHFSNERFNV; encoded by the coding sequence GTGGCTTCAGCAGACGTAGCTATTATCGGCGGTGGTATCAGTGGCGCGGCGGCAGGCCTCGGTTTGGTTGAGGAAGGTGCCGGCAAGGTTCTCATTTTTGATGAACAGCTTCCTTCGCAGCGCTTATCGCGGGGCAATTTTGGATTGACCTGGTTCATGTGTAAAGGCGCCAACAATCCTGTTTATGCCAAATGGTGCCGTATGGCGACACGGCAATGGCCGGAGTTCGCGCATAGATTAGAAAAAGAAACAGGATACAACCTGGAGCTTGAATGGACCGGAGGGGCTATTCAGGCTTTTGGTGATGAACAGTACCAAAGCTACGCCCAGTCCATAGAGACCCTCAAAAAGGTGTGCGCTGAGGAAGGCCTTGACTATCCGGTGAGGATGCTTTCCAGAGAGGAATTTGCTGATATGGTGCCGGACATAAAGGTCGGTAATGATGTCACCGGAGTCATGTATACGGCTGATCAGGGACATATCAATCCTTTAAAGCTTCTCGCGGCGGTGCGCTGCGCCTATCAACAGAAAGGTGGACTCTATTATGGAGCCCATAATGTAGCCGAAATTGTCCCGGAAGAAGGAGGTGCCATAACGGTAAAGACCAACAAAGGGTCCTATAGTTGCGGTAAGGTAGTGATTGCAGCGGGGCATGGTTCGCAGCGGCTTCTGACACCTTTGCGGCAAAAACTGCACATTTATCCGCAGCGAGGTCAATTGATGGTGAGCGAGCGCTATAAGCGGGTATTAAAAATTCCCGTACTCTGCACTCGACAGACTCCCGACGGCACATTTATTATTGGATTTTCCACTGAAGACTTTGCACACGACTGCCGGGTAACTCTATCCGGTATGAAAAATCTGGCAAGCAATGCCATTCGGCTTTTTCCGATACTGGCGAAACTCAACTGGGTGCGTTCCTGGGGAGCTATCAGGGTAATGACCCCGGATGGTGCCCCGATCTACAGCAGACTTCCCGAGCACAGCAATATTAGCATGTTGGCTCTGCATAGTGCAGTTTCGCTGGCACCACTGACAACAAGCACCATTGCACCTTGGATTCTCGGCAAAAGTGAAGCATCTCAAATAGCACATTTCAGCAACGAGCGATTCAATGTTTAG
- a CDS encoding GNAT family N-acetyltransferase gives MKIRKLTPDSYAKASALLRQAFPRSRYEVQLFEKLHGNGREVYEWVCIHRNSVIAYIAFTKAFEKKKVCGLHLGPLAVHPSMQNKGIGSELVEFALRQEIIKGNTIYVLGDPRFYQRFGFERCTTPICPFDKNNAHFLSIRNNASHRFTVGYEPEFNFKN, from the coding sequence ATGAAAATACGTAAGCTTACTCCAGATAGTTATGCAAAGGCTTCTGCGCTGCTGCGCCAGGCTTTTCCACGCAGCAGATATGAGGTTCAGCTATTTGAAAAACTGCATGGCAACGGCAGGGAGGTGTATGAGTGGGTGTGCATTCATCGCAACTCGGTTATCGCCTATATTGCCTTTACAAAAGCCTTTGAGAAGAAGAAAGTCTGCGGATTGCACCTGGGACCGCTGGCTGTGCATCCGTCGATGCAGAATAAGGGGATAGGATCGGAGTTGGTTGAATTTGCATTACGACAGGAAATTATAAAGGGTAATACCATTTATGTCCTGGGTGATCCCAGATTTTATCAAAGGTTTGGGTTTGAGCGCTGTACTACGCCTATCTGCCCCTTTGATAAAAACAACGCTCACTTTTTGAGTATACGAAACAATGCATCACACCGGTTTACTGTTGGATATGAGCCTGAATTTAATTTTAAAAATTAA
- a CDS encoding Fic family protein: MKRELQGRYVPISTVGETAKAFVPAPLPPLPPIDWTPELLSKFDQALLSLGRLDSVSTMLPDTSLFLYMYVRKEAVLSSMIEGTQSSLSDLLLFELDQEPGVPLDDVWEVSNYVAALDHGLGRLKEGLPLSLRLLREIHAVLLTKGRGNNQSPGAFRRSQNWIGGTRPGNAAFVPPPAEEVLECMSKLEFFVHDKPEPTPVLLKAALAHVQFETIHPFLDGNGRLGRLLITLLLCEQKVLREPMLYLSLYFKTHRQYYYELLNSVRLTGDWEAWLDFFAEAVIVTATQAVETAQQLLELSNLDRDKIRGLGRAAASTLQVHRALMEHPIATSGSLVEKTGITPATVNKALGHLEQLGIVKKLIERKRNRLFSYAGYIEIMSRGTEQPSW; this comes from the coding sequence ATGAAACGAGAACTCCAAGGCAGATACGTGCCCATATCGACGGTGGGTGAGACGGCGAAAGCCTTTGTGCCCGCACCGCTGCCGCCGCTGCCGCCCATTGATTGGACGCCGGAACTGCTCAGCAAGTTCGACCAGGCGCTGCTGTCACTCGGCCGGTTGGACAGCGTCTCGACCATGCTACCCGATACCTCTCTGTTCCTCTACATGTACGTTCGCAAGGAAGCGGTACTTTCCTCTATGATCGAGGGAACCCAGTCGTCGCTTTCGGACCTGCTGCTGTTCGAGTTGGATCAGGAGCCGGGCGTCCCGTTGGATGACGTTTGGGAGGTCAGCAATTATGTCGCGGCTCTCGATCACGGCCTGGGCCGGCTAAAGGAAGGTCTGCCGCTTTCACTCCGGCTGCTCCGTGAGATCCACGCAGTGCTATTGACCAAGGGCCGTGGAAACAATCAAAGCCCGGGTGCGTTCCGGCGCAGCCAGAATTGGATCGGTGGCACCAGGCCGGGCAACGCGGCATTTGTTCCGCCTCCGGCTGAAGAGGTGCTGGAGTGTATGAGCAAGCTCGAGTTCTTCGTCCATGATAAGCCGGAGCCGACCCCGGTATTACTCAAGGCGGCGCTGGCCCATGTGCAGTTCGAAACCATCCACCCGTTTCTCGACGGTAACGGCCGTCTTGGTCGTTTGCTGATCACGCTGCTGTTGTGCGAGCAGAAGGTGTTGCGGGAGCCGATGCTCTATCTCAGCCTCTACTTCAAAACGCACCGGCAATATTACTACGAACTGCTCAACAGCGTACGCCTGACCGGCGACTGGGAAGCCTGGCTCGATTTTTTTGCCGAAGCAGTCATTGTTACTGCCACCCAGGCGGTCGAAACGGCACAACAGCTTCTGGAACTGTCGAACCTGGACCGTGACAAAATCAGAGGTCTCGGGCGAGCGGCGGCATCGACCCTGCAAGTCCACCGAGCGTTGATGGAGCACCCTATCGCCACCTCGGGCTCGTTGGTGGAGAAGACCGGCATTACCCCGGCCACTGTCAACAAGGCACTCGGTCATCTGGAGCAGCTCGGCATCGTCAAGAAACTAATCGAACGGAAACGCAACCGCCTTTTCAGCTATGCAGGCTATATTGAGATTATGAGTCGCGGCACGGAACAGCCAAGTTGGTAA
- a CDS encoding calcium/sodium antiporter, protein MGLSISALIVGLVLLVWSADRFVEGSASTARYFGMPPLLIGMVVVGFGTSAPEMVVSALAAFDGSPGIALGNAYGSNIANIALILGVTALISPIMVHSRVLRKELPILALVTLLSIVLIADLDITRLDAVILLLVFGGLMAWTIYQGLRRKTDSLAEEVEVATAEKVMPLNRAVFWLVVGLLMLIASSRILVWGAVEIAQVFGVSDMIIGLTIVAVGTSLPELASSVIAARKGEHDIALGNVIGSNLFNTLAVVGIAGTIHPLAVEPETLSRDIVVMGALTVSLFLIGYGFRGRQGRVNRLEGAALLLVYAGYTAWLISTVLHIQT, encoded by the coding sequence ATGGGATTGTCAATTTCAGCTTTGATAGTCGGTCTTGTTCTTCTGGTATGGAGCGCGGACCGTTTTGTGGAAGGTTCAGCCTCCACCGCAAGATATTTCGGCATGCCGCCGCTGCTAATAGGTATGGTAGTCGTTGGATTCGGGACTTCCGCACCGGAAATGGTGGTTTCTGCGTTGGCTGCTTTTGACGGCAGTCCGGGAATCGCTCTTGGTAACGCATACGGCTCAAATATTGCCAACATAGCCCTGATACTGGGCGTGACTGCTCTGATAAGCCCGATCATGGTACATTCGAGGGTATTGCGCAAGGAACTGCCCATACTGGCGCTTGTGACCCTTCTTTCCATCGTATTGATTGCAGACCTTGATATAACCAGGCTCGATGCTGTTATTCTGCTGCTGGTATTCGGCGGCTTGATGGCATGGACCATTTACCAGGGATTGAGACGAAAGACCGATTCTCTTGCAGAAGAGGTTGAAGTGGCAACGGCTGAAAAAGTGATGCCGCTTAACCGAGCAGTTTTCTGGCTGGTGGTCGGGTTGCTGATGCTTATTGCCAGCTCGCGAATTCTGGTGTGGGGTGCTGTTGAAATTGCACAGGTTTTTGGGGTGAGCGACATGATCATTGGTTTGACGATTGTGGCTGTAGGTACCTCTTTACCGGAACTGGCATCGTCCGTTATTGCGGCCCGAAAGGGTGAACATGATATCGCTCTGGGCAACGTGATCGGTTCCAATCTGTTCAACACACTGGCCGTTGTCGGTATAGCCGGGACGATTCATCCTTTGGCGGTCGAGCCTGAAACGCTCTCCCGTGATATTGTCGTCATGGGGGCTTTGACTGTTTCACTTTTCCTGATCGGCTATGGATTCAGGGGCCGGCAGGGACGCGTAAATCGACTTGAGGGAGCGGCTCTGTTGCTGGTTTATGCAGGATATACAGCATGGCTGATCAGCACGGTATTACATATTCAGACATGA
- a CDS encoding HipA domain-containing protein: protein MNGLESSSKGLLTFIYDQSWLGHDERRSISLSLPLSSQKYSGILVYQGAWCRPSRATPTSHIFKLPIGELGHTGVDLRESVENEWLCQRLLETFGVPMAKVDIARFGEQKVLVVERFDRRWSTDGRWLMRLPQEDMCQATGTAGGQKYEAEGGPGMRPVMGILLGSASSQEDRELFMKSQLLFWMLGGIDGHAKNFSIFHLRGGLYRMTPLYDVISIYPVVSAKQIDIQRVKMAMAVLGNNRHYRWDRIVRRHWLETARKCRFDPISMELILQECCDIVGDCIMTVKDMIPKGFPDHIAGAIFTGLMRARERLVKG, encoded by the coding sequence GTGAATGGGCTTGAAAGCTCTTCCAAGGGATTGCTGACATTTATTTATGATCAGAGCTGGCTTGGCCATGATGAGCGCAGATCTATTTCTCTTTCTCTCCCTCTCAGTTCACAAAAGTATTCGGGCATCCTGGTTTATCAAGGGGCCTGGTGCCGGCCATCAAGAGCGACTCCAACAAGTCATATATTTAAACTGCCCATTGGTGAGCTTGGCCACACCGGAGTTGACCTGCGGGAGAGCGTTGAGAATGAATGGCTCTGCCAGAGGCTGCTGGAAACATTTGGTGTGCCAATGGCAAAAGTCGATATTGCCCGGTTCGGTGAACAGAAGGTGCTGGTGGTTGAGAGATTCGACAGGCGTTGGTCCACAGACGGGAGGTGGTTGATGCGATTGCCGCAGGAGGATATGTGCCAGGCAACTGGAACGGCGGGTGGTCAAAAATATGAGGCTGAAGGTGGCCCGGGTATGAGACCTGTCATGGGTATCCTGTTAGGTTCGGCAAGTAGTCAGGAAGACAGGGAACTCTTTATGAAATCGCAACTGCTGTTTTGGATGCTTGGCGGGATTGATGGTCATGCAAAAAATTTCAGCATCTTTCACCTTCGTGGTGGGCTGTATCGAATGACCCCCTTGTACGACGTCATTTCAATATACCCCGTGGTTAGTGCAAAACAGATTGATATTCAACGGGTCAAGATGGCCATGGCAGTTCTGGGTAACAACAGACATTACCGCTGGGACCGCATTGTCAGAAGACACTGGTTGGAAACTGCTAGAAAATGTCGTTTTGACCCAATCAGTATGGAGTTAATACTACAGGAGTGCTGTGATATCGTGGGTGACTGTATTATGACAGTAAAAGATATGATCCCTAAAGGTTTTCCAGACCATATAGCCGGTGCAATTTTTACAGGTCTTATGAGGGCGAGAGAGAGACTAGTGAAGGGATAA
- a CDS encoding hybrid sensor histidine kinase/response regulator: MGEEELDKDRLALALEAAGLDLWENDLVTGEVTREASKTFTELGYSEEEALVCIDDQFAFVHPEDVPLVKAAINEHLTGVTPEYRCEFRLKAKDGSWVWYANYGKIMQSSNHKHGRRFVGVTFNINNRKCQENELRLVNLKLAEQNEMLRKLNNTLRESEDKFRTTFDFNPDAVAISRLDDGCFVDINQGFTKITGFTREEVIGKTVLELNLWHHPADRSILVQGLREKGFYQNLEMQFRLKNGSIITALISARLISLKGVTHLLSVTRDITELKKFEYEKLKFEKLESLGVLAGGIAHDFNNILTGVMGNISFAKIFLDPTHKSNKPLAQAERAAVRAGELAHQLLTFARGGQPIKHVVSLKHLVEEALSFALLGSNVKGIVDIPDSIHALEADEGQMTQVFHNIIINATQAMPGGGVLKVSARNELLNEKNAFSLPPGPYLQLTFIDQGCGIPTDDLKKIFDPYFTTKSTGTGMGLSSVHSIVHRHGGHIQAASTVGNGTTFTIHLPSIGKASAHYQEETSGQPVDKHIGGSILVMDDEEMIIKIASSMLAYLGYVVTTCSNGEETIDHYKASMDSDTPFLAVIMDLIIPGGVGGKQAAEQILSQFPNACLIVSSGYSNDPIMSNYRDYGFSGAIAKPYNIQKFQEVLDNALRHCESGSDLT; the protein is encoded by the coding sequence ATGGGTGAAGAAGAGCTAGATAAAGATCGCCTGGCACTTGCTTTGGAGGCTGCGGGACTTGATCTTTGGGAGAACGATCTGGTTACCGGTGAGGTTACCCGCGAGGCATCTAAAACATTTACTGAACTCGGCTATAGCGAAGAGGAGGCCCTTGTCTGCATAGATGACCAGTTTGCCTTTGTCCATCCAGAGGATGTCCCCTTAGTCAAGGCAGCAATCAATGAGCATTTGACAGGGGTAACACCTGAATACCGATGCGAGTTTAGACTGAAGGCCAAAGACGGGTCATGGGTCTGGTACGCCAATTACGGAAAAATCATGCAGAGTTCGAATCATAAGCATGGCAGGCGGTTTGTCGGTGTGACCTTCAACATTAACAACAGGAAATGTCAGGAAAACGAACTCCGGCTTGTTAATCTAAAACTCGCCGAGCAAAATGAAATGCTGAGGAAGTTGAATAACACCTTGCGGGAAAGCGAAGACAAGTTCCGTACAACATTTGATTTCAATCCCGATGCAGTGGCCATCAGCCGTCTGGATGACGGTTGTTTTGTCGATATCAATCAAGGGTTTACGAAAATTACAGGTTTTACCCGTGAGGAAGTTATAGGCAAGACGGTCCTGGAACTCAATCTTTGGCACCATCCAGCTGATCGGAGCATATTAGTCCAAGGGCTTCGGGAAAAAGGGTTTTACCAGAATCTTGAGATGCAATTTCGATTAAAAAACGGCAGCATCATTACCGCATTGATATCGGCGAGACTTATCTCCCTCAAGGGGGTTACACATCTCCTCTCTGTCACCCGCGATATAACGGAGCTGAAAAAATTCGAATATGAAAAGCTGAAATTTGAGAAGCTGGAATCCCTGGGTGTGCTTGCTGGAGGAATTGCCCATGATTTCAACAATATCCTGACTGGAGTCATGGGTAATATTTCGTTTGCGAAAATTTTTCTCGATCCCACCCATAAATCCAACAAACCCTTGGCACAGGCTGAAAGGGCAGCGGTGAGGGCCGGAGAGCTGGCGCACCAACTATTGACCTTCGCACGCGGCGGTCAGCCGATCAAGCACGTGGTATCGCTCAAACACCTTGTAGAAGAAGCGCTTTCCTTTGCCCTACTGGGTTCAAATGTCAAAGGAATCGTTGACATACCTGATTCCATCCATGCCCTCGAAGCCGACGAAGGCCAGATGACCCAGGTTTTTCATAACATCATCATCAACGCCACGCAGGCGATGCCGGGAGGAGGCGTGCTGAAAGTCTCCGCCCGAAATGAACTACTGAACGAAAAGAATGCATTTTCACTTCCCCCAGGCCCCTATCTCCAACTGACATTTATCGATCAGGGATGCGGAATACCCACAGATGATCTTAAAAAGATCTTTGACCCCTACTTCACGACCAAATCGACCGGCACCGGTATGGGACTCTCATCGGTCCACTCGATCGTACACAGGCATGGCGGCCATATTCAAGCAGCTTCCACTGTTGGCAATGGAACGACCTTTACAATCCACCTGCCATCAATCGGAAAAGCCTCTGCACATTACCAGGAAGAAACCTCCGGACAGCCGGTGGACAAGCATATAGGCGGGTCAATTCTCGTCATGGATGACGAAGAAATGATCATTAAAATTGCATCGTCGATGCTCGCCTATCTTGGATATGTCGTGACAACATGTTCAAACGGAGAAGAAACGATTGATCACTATAAGGCGTCGATGGACTCCGATACTCCATTTCTGGCAGTTATAATGGACCTGATCATTCCCGGAGGAGTGGGAGGCAAGCAGGCAGCTGAGCAGATCCTCTCTCAGTTCCCTAACGCCTGCTTGATTGTGTCAAGTGGTTATTCGAACGACCCTATCATGTCAAATTATCGTGATTACGGATTTAGCGGGGCCATCGCCAAGCCTTATAATATTCAGAAGTTCCAGGAAGTGCTCGACAACGCCCTTAGGCATTGCGAGAGTGGGTCGGACTTGACTTAA